A single Gadus macrocephalus chromosome 22, ASM3116895v1 DNA region contains:
- the LOC132450854 gene encoding cbp/p300-interacting transactivator 3-like — protein sequence MAEHMMMPMTHGSAGGGFHGFRMGMNGPSQLGVGQPGLRGVPNGQLVHYGRGPQNPMEAAMRQRPGMVSAGSMNGQVPGPPMANHPHAHHHQQQQQQQQQQQAHHHHHHMMSGNMMYNGQSQQQQQQHHHMHPQQQQQQQQQQQQQQGGHPQQYIQGTLTSQQLMASMHLQKLNTQYHGHPLASNGHHLPNGAQYRVGPGQLAGMQHMGGPMVPSGMDMDLIDEEVLTSLVLELGLDRVQELPELFLGQNEFDFLSDFVCKQQQTSTVSC from the coding sequence ATGGCCGAGCACATGATGATGCCCATGACCCACGGCTCCGCCGGCGGGGGATTCCACGGCTTCCGAATGGGCATGAACGGCCCCTCGCAGCTGGGGGTGGGCCAGCCTGGGCTTCGCGGGGTCCCCAACGGCCAGTTGGTGCACTACGGCCGGGGGCCCCAGAACCCCATGGAGGCGGCCATGCGGCAGCGGCCCGGCATGGTGAGCGCGGGGTCCATGAACGGACAGGTGCCCGGCCCCCCCATGGCCAACCACCCCCACGCccatcaccaccagcagcagcagcaacagcagcagcagcagcaggcccaccaccaccaccaccatatgATGTCTGGGAACATGATGTACAACGGGCAGtcccagcaacagcagcagcagcaccaccacatgcacccccagcagcagcaacagcagcagcagcagcagcagcagcagcagggggggcaCCCACAGCAATACATCCAGGGCACCCTCACCTCCCAGCAGCTCATGGCGAGCATGCACCTGCAGAAACTCAACACCCAGTACCACGGACACCCGCTGGCCTCCAACGGCCACCACCTGCCCAACGGCGCGCAGTACCGCGTGGGGCCCGGCCAGCTGGCGGGCATGCAGCACATGGGCGGGCCCATGGTGCCCAGCGGCATGGACATGGACCTTATCGACGAGGAGGTGCTGACGTCGCTGGTGCTGGAGCTGGGGCTGGACCGCGTGCAGGAGCTGCCCGAGCTCTTCCTGGGACAGAACGAGTTTGACTTCCTGTCAGACTTTGTGTGCAAACAGCAGCAGACCAGCACCGTCAGCTGTtga